TACTCATCGTCCCATAAATAATTAACGTGTTTGTATGTTCTCACTGTTATATATTTTTTAGTTTACTATTCTATTATCTATTCTAATGTTTTTGCAAATCCCACAATGCATATCGAAATAATGATTGTAGCAATTCCAGCAATAATAGCTGTGTATGTAGGCTTGCTAACTCCCTTCCATTCCTTCAGGGCAATCCCCCAAGCATTGGAAATCAAGATTATAAATGCCATATGCAATATCCATGAGCTGGCGCCATTACCCAACCTACTTTCACCCATTCCATAAAAGAAGAACTGCAAATACCATGTTGTGCCCGCTATAGCGCATAACAAGAAGTTCTTAGCTAGTGGCGCACTGGATTTTGTATAATCAGAGAATGAGTGATTCTTTATAAGAAGGTATAAGCACCATAAAAAGTTCGTTGTAAATCCTCCCCATAGTATGACAATGTAGGTTACATTGTTTTGGTACAAGAATTCACCTTGGTTTGGATTAGCGGCTTTCCAAAGGTTGTTTGCCACATCAGCCATCGGTTTTCCCGATTCTATTCCAAAATTGAAACAAGCACTCAGTACGCCTGAAACTATGGCTACCACAATCCCCAATCCAAAGTTATAGTCTGATTTTGCCTCGCTGGATAAGGTACCCAAGCTCTTCTCTTTCAGCACACCGGCTTTTCCACATAAATAGATCCCTATCACACAGACCAACAATCCAATCATCACGCAAATGCCCGCCTTATCTGTAAAGAAGTAATCTATTCCGTGCTTTCCTTCGGCTTTATTGAAAAAATAATAAACCGCCGGCATCAGGGATCCGAAGACCATGCTCAATCCCAAAATCACACTGCTCCCTAAAGAAACCCCCAAATATCGTACCCCTAGACCATAGGTCAATCCGCCGATCCCCCAGAGTATTCCGAATAAAAAGGTATAACCCAATATGCTGGAGTCCGTATTGCTGATGATATCTGCAAAGTTGGGAATGGTAAGCCATGCTGCAATCGGAGGTACTATTATCCAAGAAAATAATCCTCCCAAAATCCACATGGATTCCCATGACCAGCCTTTCACTTTTTTATAGGGGACATAGAAACTCCCCGATGCAAATCCTCCAATAAAATGAAATATTACTCCTGCTAGTGCATTCATACTTGATCTTAAAAATTGATTTAGGTTTATAAGTTATTTCGAAGATATTTTAAATCTTTCGCATAACTGTTATGGACTGTCATGGCTAGATAAAATCATTCTGATGGGCTTAGTTGTCGCGGCAGGGTTAGTTGACTTGGCAGGGTAAGGCGCCGTGGCAGGGTAAGTAGCCGTGGTAGGGGGCCCTACCTCGCCCTGGGTTGGTGTCTCCACCAACCAGCTGTTTATTTTAGTGGCAGGTGGGGACACCTGCCACGGCGAAGTGGGGACACCAACCAGGACAGAGTTGAGCCTCCAACAAGGACGTGTTACTAATATTTGATATCAGGGAATAAATAGTTTCTCCCACTAAAGCGGGAGAATGACACGGCTCTCTTATAGAATAATGGGCGAATTTTGGAGGAAAATTTCTGCGGCTCGCTGCAGAAATTTTCCTCCAAAATTCGCCCTCATGCTCCGGGCATGTGTGTCATTCCCGAGCTTTAGCTCGGGAAACTATTTTTAGGGAATTATCATGCATTTATCTTGCTGGTTGGTGGGGACACCAACCAGGGCCTTAATAAAACAACTTTCCTGCTGTACTCTGTTTCACCATATCCAGAGATACGCCATCATGCAGTTCGAGGACTTTGAAACCGCCTTCCGGCATAATTTCAAAAACCCCGAGTTCTGTTACTATTTTTTTGACACATTTAACACCTGTCAGGGGTAGTGTACAATTAGGTAACAGTTTGGATTCACCGGCTTTGTTTACATGTTGCATGGCGACTATAATATTTTCGGCACTTGCTACGAGGTCCATTGCTCCACCCATTCCTTTAACCATTTTTCCTGGAATTTTCCAGTTGGCGATATCGCCATTTTCAGAAACTTCCATTGCTCCCAAAATGGTCAGGTCAATTTTTCGGGACCTGATCATTCCAAAGCTCATTGCCGAATCAAAGAAAGCTGAACCTGGCAAGGTCGTGATGGTCTGTTTTCCGGCGTTGATATAATCAGCATCTTCTTCACCTTCAAAAGGAAATGGTCCCATTCCCAATAAGCCGTTTTCACTTTGTAAAACAACATTGATATTCTCAGGGATGTAATTTGCTACTAGGGTTGGAATACCAAATTCCTAAGTTCACGTAATAACCGTCCTTTATTTCCTTAGCAATCCTTTTTGCTATTCCGTATTTATCCAACATAGGTTAACATTTCTTTAGAAGCATAGCGCTTGCTCCACCGCCTCCATTACAGATTGCTGCTAAGCCTAATTCGCCTCCTTCTTGATGTAAAACATTGATTAAAGTCACAATTATCCGGGCACCCGAACAACCTAGCGGGTGGCCCAATGCTACTGCACCACCATAGACGTTGATTTGATCTTCCGAAATATCCAATAATTTAGCATTTGCCAAAGCTACTACCGAGAATGCTTCATTAAATTCGAAATAATCAATATCGTCAATAGTAATTCCTACCTTCTGCAATAATTTTTCAGTTGCAGCGGCGGGTGTTGTGGTAAACCATTCTGGCGATTGTTCTGCATCAGCATAGCCGACAACCTGTGCCAAAGGTTTCAACCCCAATTCATTGACTTTTTCTTCGCTCATTAATATGACTGCTGCAGCGCCATCACTCAGTGTTGAAGCATTTGCAGCTGTAATGGTACCATCAGCTTTAAATGCGGGACGCAATTGACTCACTTTTTCAAAGTTGATATTCTTAAACTCTTCATCCTCATCCACCATTACAGAACCTTTGCGAGATTTCACCTCTACAGGCACCACTTCATTCTTAAATTTTCCACTTTCCCAAGCTATTTTACTTCTCGTGTAAGATTGGATAGCATATTCATCTTGATCAGCTCTGCTGATATTATATTTTTCGGCACATAATTCACCGCAATTTCCCATGGCTTGATCAGAATAAACGTCTGTCAGTCCATCTTTCTGAATACCATCAAATAGTTTCTGGTCGCCATACTTTGCTCCCCACCTTACCGCAGCATCGTAGAAAGGCACATTGCTCATACTTTCCATCCCTCCAGCGACTACGACTTCTGCATCTCCCAGTAATATCTGTTGTACCCGATGGATATGGCTTTCATTCCACTAGCGCATACCTTGTTTATGGTTGTTGCAGGTACGCTGTCAGGAAGTCCTGCATATTTTGATGCTTGCCTTGCAGGTGCTTGCCTAAATTTGCCTGTAATACAGAGCCCATATAAACCTCATCCACTTGGTGAAGTTCTAATTTCACTTCTTCCAATACTGCTTTAATTGCTTTGGCACCCAATTCTGTTGCAGAAACTGAGGCTAAGGAAGAACCAAAACTTCCCATTGGTGTACGCTTAGCTGCAACGATATATACTTTTTTACTCATTATTATCTTTATTTCTTACTGTCCTTTGTTCAATTCTTTTTTCATATTTCTCCCCTTGGAAGATCTTATTGACGAAGATGCCCGGTGTATGTATATAATTAGGGTCCAGTTCACCTGGTTCAACCAATTCTTCCACCTCGGCAATGGTGATTTTGCCACACATTGCAACGGCATGGTTAAAGTTTTGTGCAGTACCTCGATAGACAAGATTCCCTGCTTTATCACCTTTCCAAGCTTTCACAAATGCAAAATCGGGCTCAAATGCATATTCCATCAAGATAATCTTTTTCAACACCATGGAAGGTGAATTTTCTTACTTCTTTACCTTCTGCGACTTCTGTCCCTACTCCTGCGGGGGTATATATCACCGGTAATCCATACCCTCCGGCCATCAAGCGTGTGGCCAATGTACCCTGAGGAACCAGCTCTACCTCGAGTTCTCCACTCAACATCTGTCTTTCAAACTCGGCATTTTCACCTACGTAAGAAGCAATCATTTTTTTTACTTGTTTTTTCTGCAATAGAAGTCCGAGCCCAAAATCATCGACCCCAGCATTATTGCTGATACAGGTAAGGTCTTTGACGCCTTTATCCAACAGTGCAGAAATTAGGTTTTCAGGAAATCCCGCACAAGCCAAAACCACCCAAGGAAATGGTCATCCCATCTTGAACACCTTCAATAGCTTCTTGCGCATTAGATACTGTTTTATCAATCATATCTTATTCTTGCGTTAGCTCCCTAATGGGAATAAATAAATTTTAAAGATCTAATAGAAACCAATAATCATTTATAAATCAATGATTTGATAAAATATTCGTCGGTGAATATTTTATGAATGGCCTAAAGTTTATAATCATGATAAAAATAACGAAATTATCTTAATCCTCTATGAATTAGCAACTTTTACTATTCTAGAAACAACATTGATGAATTTTTCAATAGTTCATAGAAAATGGTCAGCATAATTAAAAATGCTTAAAAGGATTTAGAGATGAATTAGATATTATAAAATGCAGGGTTATATAAGCATAATAATAAATAATTATTAACCTTTGATTAAACCCTTGAGTGCAAATTGGTAATCTGGCATCAATTTCCAATATTTCTTTTGTAATTCTAATTAAATTGCTAAACTTGACATGTAAAAGCAAGAAATACACCTTATTACTATGAGATTATTATCTTTTATTCTACTATTTTGGGTTCTGAGCCCTTCCTTATCCGCTCAGACCTTACAGCAAAAACTTAAAACATCGCCTCTTGACAGCCAGTTTGTGTACTTAAACTTACAATCACGTAATCAAGACAAGGATTTTAAGATTATTCGAAAAACAAACCTCGACATTATCCGCCAGAATGTTAAGGATTCATTAAGCACTTACAAAAAGCAAATTTCAGAATTGAAGGGCGATGCTTCATCGAGCGCCGGTAGTATTACTGGACTTCAAGATTCTGTAAAAAACTTGAGTGCAGCACTTGAACAAGAACAACAAAAAACAGATAGCATCTCCTTTTTAGGAATTCAGTTCTCTAAAAGTTCTTACCATATGATGGTTTGGATCATCATTGTGGTCCTTGCAATAGCCTTATTCGCAATCTTGGCAGCATTTAGAAAAGCTAAAGTGGATACCGATGAAAGTAAACATACTGTAGATGAACTTCAAGAAGAACTTCAATCTTTAAGAAAGAAATCTATGGAAAGAGAACAACAATTGAAACGCCAATTATTGGATGAACAGTTGAAAAGGAATTCGTAAAGAGATATGAGATGTGGGATGTGGGATGTGAGATAGAAAACGTGAGAGAGAGGTTAGACATAAGTCTTTAGACATTAGACGTTAGACATAAGACATTAGACATGGCATAGTCTTTAGAAAAAGCAAATTTGGTATGGCTAAAATCTTATACTTTAGAAAGGCAGCTTTGGTATGGCTAAAGCCTTATTAAAAGGAATGATATAGGAGTAGGTTCGGTAACGAACCTACTTTTTTTTGGCGGAGGTGTAACAATAAATGTATAATAGGTACTAATTGATTGATAACTTGGACCATTTATTATGCTAAATAATTATTTTAAACTTCAGTATCGGATAATCTCTAGAAGTTTTGAAGAATTTGGCTTCAACAAATATCTTCTGGTACCTGTTATTTTAGCGTTTTATATCTCCCTCTTCTATTTTATTTCCTTATCTCCAAGCTGGGGAGTTTATTTAGTTAGTTTATTGAACTTTCAATGGTTGTTTGCACTTTCGGGATTTAATAGAAATGAGTTTTTAAGAAATACGTTCGAAACTAAAGACTTTCATTTCATTCGGCTATTGGAAAATTTTACTGTCAGCATTGGGACCATAATCGTCATAACCATCTCGGATAATTACCTTTTAGTGGGAATACTTTTGGCACTTTGCGTATTATTTGTTTTTATTTCAACAAACAGCATTTGGTCCAACAGAATCCCAACACCATTTACCAGAAAGCCATTTGAATTTATAATTGGCTTTCGAAGCACTTGGCTTTTAATTGTTTTATTGTACAGTATTGCGGTTATCGGATTGGTCTATAACAATCAGAACCTCGCTTTAGTTAGTATGTTTGTCATTTGCCTCTGCAGTGCATTTTATTATCAGGAACCAGAACCATATATGATTTTTTGGAACCAGGACCGGAAACCCGTAGAATTTATATGGTATAAAATTAAACGAGGAATTATCCAATTAAGCATTTTGTTGATTCCGCTGGTAATCCTCCAAATACTTTTCTTTCCTTCAGAATTATACAAGCCAATCCTTGTATGGGGATTAGGCATCTTGTTGATTCCATTTACCATCAGTTTAAAGTATGCTGCATATCCCGAAAAAGTTGGGATTTCAGAAGGCATTATATTAGCTTTATGTTTAGCTTTCTACCCCTTAATCTTAGCAATTATACCCTATTATTATTTTAAAGCGATTGCAAACCTTAAGAAAATATCATGATTGAAATCATTAATCTATCCAAATCCTATGGTTCTAAACAGGTTTTGAACAATATCAATATTCGATTTGATTCAGGGAAGATTTATGGAATCGTGGGTGAGAATGGCGCTGGGAAAACCACACTATTCCGATGCCTCGCTGAACTTGAAGATTATGATGGCCATATTCAGTCAGATGAACAAAACCTGAAAGGTAAGCTGGGCTTTCTTACCTCTGAACCTTACTACCTCCCAAAAATAACTGGAGAAGAACATATCTATCTGTTGACAGATGCCCGCAAAGTAAAAGTGGATAACTTAACCGAACGAAATATCTTTCAACTTCCCCTAAAAGAATATGTCTCCAACTATTCAACAGGTATGAAAAAGAAATTAGCAATTACTGCTGTTCTTCTTCAAAAGAATGAATACTTCATTTTTGACGAACCCTTCAATGGGATTGATCTAGAAAGTTCTATCATCTTCAGTGCTATACTTAAAAAGTTGAAAGAACTTGGGAAGACCGTAATCATCTCTTCGCATATCTTTTCTACGCTTAAAGACTCTTGCGATTATATCTACAAAATCGAAGAGGGTACGCTTTCATCCCCTTTTGCCAAGGAATCTTTTGATGAGTTGGAAGATGAAATGAGGCAGAAAATCTTGATGAAAGATATCGGGAAGATTCTATAAAATTTTTAGACTCTCCTTCCTATCTCAGTCGTACCTTGTTCCACTCTCCGTCCTCTTTCGTTCGGACCTCGTTCGGACCTTGTTCGGGTGTTTTCCGAAGAAGCTCCGAACAAGGTCCGAAGGAGGTGCGAACAAGAGACGAACGAGAGTAGAAGGAGAACTAGATGTGAGATGTGAGATGTGGGAAATGAGATATGAGATGTGTGATGGGAGATGTGAGATTTTTGATGTTGGGAGACTGGTTGAGGAAAAGACAGGTTTTATTTTATTAGGGAATTGGTGTTCTATTGATAATGGTAAAATCACTGGAACAAAAAAAGCAGCAATCCTGAGATTACTGCTTTGGTTATTAATCGATTTTTAAATTGTTGCGAATGTTTAGGATTTGTTTTCTGAGTCTTTAAGCGGATATTCGAGATACCCACCTTTAGGGCTGTCGATAATGACTTTTGCTGAATTTGGATTGCCTTTTACAATCCATCTAACTTTTACAGCGCTCATTCCGTCGATGGTTGGGATTTCGATTTGCTGAGGTTTGAACTTCTGTTCTTTGGTTTCATTGAAATCACTGTTCAAGACTTGCATTCCTGTCACTACTTGGGCACCTTCCAAACGGATATGATTTGGTCTTTCAATCTTGAAATTTACATCATGGTCCGAATGCGTAGGGACAATCCTACTGTTCCATACCGTTGCATTCACTTCATATAGGTTACCACCCAAGGATTTGATGTTTGACTCAAGGACTTCAAGTTTAGGCATGTGATAGGCATGATAAATGGTAAAAGCAGCATTTCTATGCGCTTCTTCCATCAATAAGAAGCCAGGGTGATTTCTCCGTATAATTTTTCTTGGCTCCTCCGATTTCAATTTTTCCATATTGCGGATGATCGAATTCTTTCCAAGGCACATAAGCATCACCAAACATCAGCAATCTATCAAATTCATAGTATTCATCGCTCTGTCTTAGGCCGCCTTCGCTTTTTTCATTA
The Sphingobacterium daejeonense genome window above contains:
- the rhaT gene encoding L-rhamnose/proton symporter RhaT, whose amino-acid sequence is MNALAGVIFHFIGGFASGSFYVPYKKVKGWSWESMWILGGLFSWIIVPPIAAWLTIPNFADIISNTDSSILGYTFLFGILWGIGGLTYGLGVRYLGVSLGSSVILGLSMVFGSLMPAVYYFFNKAEGKHGIDYFFTDKAGICVMIGLLVCVIGIYLCGKAGVLKEKSLGTLSSEAKSDYNFGLGIVVAIVSGVLSACFNFGIESGKPMADVANNLWKAANPNQGEFLYQNNVTYIVILWGGFTTNFLWCLYLLIKNHSFSDYTKSSAPLAKNFLLCAIAGTTWYLQFFFYGMGESRLGNGASSWILHMAFIILISNAWGIALKEWKGVSKPTYTAIIAGIATIIISICIVGFAKTLE
- a CDS encoding 3-oxoacid CoA-transferase subunit B, with product MPTLVANYIPENINVVLQSENGLLGMGPFPFEGEEDADYINAGKQTITTLPGSAFFDSAMSFGMIRSRKIDLTILGAMEVSENGDIANWKIPGKMVKGMGGAMDLVASAENIIVAMQHVNKAGESKLLPNCTLPLTGVKCVKKIVTELGVFEIMPEGGFKVLELHDGVSLDMVKQSTAGKLFY
- a CDS encoding CoA transferase subunit A, coding for MEYAFEPDFAFVKAWKGDKAGNLVYRGTAQNFNHAVAMCGKITIAEVEELVEPGELDPNYIHTPGIFVNKIFQGEKYEKRIEQRTVRNKDNNE
- a CDS encoding CoA transferase subunit A — translated: MVLACAGFPENLISALLDKGVKDLTCISNNAGVDDFGLGLLLQKKQVKKMIASYVGENAEFERQMLSGELEVELVPQGTLATRLMAGGYGLPVIYTPAGVGTEVAEGKEVRKFTFHGVEKDYLDGICI
- a CDS encoding CoA-transferase; translation: MIDKTVSNAQEAIEGVQDGMTISLGGFGLCGIS
- a CDS encoding ABC transporter ATP-binding protein, whose protein sequence is MIEIINLSKSYGSKQVLNNINIRFDSGKIYGIVGENGAGKTTLFRCLAELEDYDGHIQSDEQNLKGKLGFLTSEPYYLPKITGEEHIYLLTDARKVKVDNLTERNIFQLPLKEYVSNYSTGMKKKLAITAVLLQKNEYFIFDEPFNGIDLESSIIFSAILKKLKELGKTVIISSHIFSTLKDSCDYIYKIEEGTLSSPFAKESFDELEDEMRQKILMKDIGKIL